In Lycium ferocissimum isolate CSIRO_LF1 chromosome 11, AGI_CSIRO_Lferr_CH_V1, whole genome shotgun sequence, a single genomic region encodes these proteins:
- the LOC132037661 gene encoding casein kinase 1-like protein HD16 isoform X2 produces MIDMPELRSGVRRGRQPIAAIETENNNNKDNNENKRVTRRTTRARNRAVGGRKKKEKIVKEVVTPVVVLDDDEDENAVKKETTSDKKEEEEVGEKQMDEYDSKGFGAEGEGSTAPLPEKIQVGGSPPYKIDRKLGKGGFGQVYVGRRINAPHPHERNGAGAIEVALKFEHRSSKGCNYGPPYEWQVYNALGGSHGIPRVHYKGRQGDYYIMVMDMLGPSLWDVWNNNSHAMNTEMVACIAIEAISILEKLHSRGYVHGDVKPENFLLGTPGTPDEKKLFLVDLGLATKWRDTSSGLHVEYDQRPDVFRGTVRYASVHAHLGRTGSRRDDLESLAYTLIFLLRGRLPWQGYQGENKGFLVCKKKMATSPETLCCFCPAPFRQFVEYVVNLKFDEEPNYAKYISLFDGIVGPNPDIRPINTDGAQKLIYQVGQKRGRLTMEEDDDEQPKKKVRMGMPATQWISVYNARRPMKQRYHYNVADMRLAQHIEKGNEDGLYISSVASCSNLWALIMDAGTGFTSQVYELSPFFLHKEWVMEQWEKNYYISAIAGANNGSSLVVMSKGTQYLQQSYKVSESFPFKWINKKWREGFYVTAMATAGSRWAIVMSRGAGFSDQVVELDFLYPSEGIHRRWDAGYRITSTAATWDQTALVLSVPRRKPADETQETLRTSAFPSTHVKEKWAKNLYIASVCYGRTVS; encoded by the exons ATGATCGATATGCCTGAATTGCGTAGCGGTGTGCGCCGTGGCCGTCAACCGATTGCTGCAATTGAAAccgaaaacaacaacaacaaagataaTAACGAGAACAAGAGAGTTACTAGAAGAACAACGAGGGCGAGAAATAGAGCCGTTGGaggaaggaagaagaaggaaaagataGTTAAGGAAGTTGTGACACCTGTAGTAGTGTTagatgatgatgaggatgagAATGCTGTGAAGAAGGAAACGACGTCGGATaagaaggaggaagaagaagtagGAGAAAAGCAAATGGATGAATACGATAGTAAGGGTTTCGGTGCTGAAGGAGAAGGAAGCACTGCACCACTTCCAGAAAAg ATCCAAGTTGGTGGATCACCGCCTTATAAGATTGACAGAAAGCTTGGTAAAGGAGGATTTGGTCAAGTATATGTAGGTCGTCGAATAAATGCACCACATCCACACGAAAGAAATGGTGCAGGAGCTATAGAG GTTGCCTTGAAATTTGAGCATAGAAGTAGCAAAGGTTGTAACTATGGACCACCTTATGAATGGCAAGTCTACAA TGCCCTTGGTGGTAGTCATGGGATACCACGTGTCCATTACAAGGGACGGCAAGGTGATTACTACATAATG GTTATGGATATGCTTGGTCCTAGTTTGTGGGATGTCTGGAACAATAATTCTCATGC GATGAATACTGAAATGGTAGCATGCATTGCCATTGAAGCAATATCCATACTTGAGAAGTTGCACTCTAGAGG GTATGTGCACGGGGATGTGAAACCTGAAAACTTTCTTCTTGGAACTCCTGGAACTCCTGATGAGAAAAAACTGTTTCTGGTTGACCTTGGATTAG CAACTAAGTGGCGCGATACTTCAAGTGGTCTCCATGTTGAATATGACCAAAGGCCTGATGTCTTTAG GGGAACTGTAAGGTATGCTAGTGTGCACGCTCACCTTGGAAGAACTGGAAGCCGGAGGGATGACCTAGAATCGCTGGCTTACACACTCATCTTTCTACTCCGAGGCCGGCTGCCTTGGCAGGGATATCAG GGTGAGAATAAAGGTTTCCTTGTCTGTAAGAAAAAGATGGCGACTTCTCCAGAAACGCTTTGCTGCTTCTGCCCTGCTCCATTTAGACAGTTTGTGGAATATGTTGTGAACTTGAAGTTTGATGAGGAGCCTAATTATGCGAAATATATCTCATTGTTTGATGGAATAGTAGGTCCAAATCCAGACATCAGGCCAATCAACACTGATGGTGCACAGAAG CTTATATATCAAGTCGGACAGAAGAGAGGAAGGCTTACAATGGAAGAAGATGACGATGAACAACCAAAGAAGAAAGTACGGATGGGAATGCCTGCAACACAATGGATTAGTGTTTACAATGCTCGTCGCCCAATGAAGCAAAG GTATCATTATAATGTTGCTGATATGAGGCTGGCTCAGCACATTGAGAAAGGAAATGAGGATGGACTATACATTAGCAGTGTGGCATCTTGTTCAAACTTGTGGGCCTTAATTATGGATGCCGGGACTGGGTTCACTTCTCAAGTTTATGAGTTGTcacctttttttcttcacaag GAGTGGGTTATGGAGCAATGGGAGAAGAATTATTATATTAGTGCGATAGCAGGAGCTAATAATGGGAGCTCCTTAGTAGTCATGTCAAAGG GTACCCAATATCTGCAGCAGTCCTACAAAGTCAGCGAGTCATTTCCTTTCAAGTGGATAAACAAAAAATGGAGAGAGGGATTCTATGTCACGGCAATGGCAACTGCAGGAAGTAGATGGGCAATTGTTATGTCTCGTGGGGCTGGGTTCTCTGATCAG GTGGTGGAATTAGATTTTCTCTATCCTAGTGAAGGGATTCATAGAAGGTGGGATGCTGGTTACCGTATCACGTCAACTGCAGCGACATGGGATCAAACTGCTTTAGTTCTAAGTGTTCCAAGAAGGAAGCCTGCAGATGAAACACAAGAGACACTTCGTACTTCTGCTTTTCCTAGCACTCATGTTAAG GAGAAGTGGGCCAAGAACCTTTATATTGCATCTGTGTGTTATGGGAGAACTGTTTCTTGa
- the LOC132037661 gene encoding casein kinase 1-like protein HD16 isoform X1: MIDMPELRSGVRRGRQPIAAIETENNNNKDNNENKRVTRRTTRARNRAVGGRKKKEKIVKEVVTPVVVLDDDEDENAVKKETTSDKKEEEEVGEKQMDEYDSKGFGAEGEGSTAPLPEKIQVGGSPPYKIDRKLGKGGFGQVYVGRRINAPHPHERNGAGAIEVALKFEHRSSKGCNYGPPYEWQVYNALGGSHGIPRVHYKGRQGDYYIMVMDMLGPSLWDVWNNNSHAMNTEMVACIAIEAISILEKLHSRGYVHGDVKPENFLLGTPGTPDEKKLFLVDLGLATKWRDTSSGLHVEYDQRPDVFRGTVRYASVHAHLGRTGSRRDDLESLAYTLIFLLRGRLPWQGYQGENKGFLVCKKKMATSPETLCCFCPAPFRQFVEYVVNLKFDEEPNYAKYISLFDGIVGPNPDIRPINTDGAQKVLADIFVIHGCLNSKKISDKRKFLTHFMSLKLIYQVGQKRGRLTMEEDDDEQPKKKVRMGMPATQWISVYNARRPMKQRYHYNVADMRLAQHIEKGNEDGLYISSVASCSNLWALIMDAGTGFTSQVYELSPFFLHKEWVMEQWEKNYYISAIAGANNGSSLVVMSKGTQYLQQSYKVSESFPFKWINKKWREGFYVTAMATAGSRWAIVMSRGAGFSDQVVELDFLYPSEGIHRRWDAGYRITSTAATWDQTALVLSVPRRKPADETQETLRTSAFPSTHVKEKWAKNLYIASVCYGRTVS; the protein is encoded by the exons ATGATCGATATGCCTGAATTGCGTAGCGGTGTGCGCCGTGGCCGTCAACCGATTGCTGCAATTGAAAccgaaaacaacaacaacaaagataaTAACGAGAACAAGAGAGTTACTAGAAGAACAACGAGGGCGAGAAATAGAGCCGTTGGaggaaggaagaagaaggaaaagataGTTAAGGAAGTTGTGACACCTGTAGTAGTGTTagatgatgatgaggatgagAATGCTGTGAAGAAGGAAACGACGTCGGATaagaaggaggaagaagaagtagGAGAAAAGCAAATGGATGAATACGATAGTAAGGGTTTCGGTGCTGAAGGAGAAGGAAGCACTGCACCACTTCCAGAAAAg ATCCAAGTTGGTGGATCACCGCCTTATAAGATTGACAGAAAGCTTGGTAAAGGAGGATTTGGTCAAGTATATGTAGGTCGTCGAATAAATGCACCACATCCACACGAAAGAAATGGTGCAGGAGCTATAGAG GTTGCCTTGAAATTTGAGCATAGAAGTAGCAAAGGTTGTAACTATGGACCACCTTATGAATGGCAAGTCTACAA TGCCCTTGGTGGTAGTCATGGGATACCACGTGTCCATTACAAGGGACGGCAAGGTGATTACTACATAATG GTTATGGATATGCTTGGTCCTAGTTTGTGGGATGTCTGGAACAATAATTCTCATGC GATGAATACTGAAATGGTAGCATGCATTGCCATTGAAGCAATATCCATACTTGAGAAGTTGCACTCTAGAGG GTATGTGCACGGGGATGTGAAACCTGAAAACTTTCTTCTTGGAACTCCTGGAACTCCTGATGAGAAAAAACTGTTTCTGGTTGACCTTGGATTAG CAACTAAGTGGCGCGATACTTCAAGTGGTCTCCATGTTGAATATGACCAAAGGCCTGATGTCTTTAG GGGAACTGTAAGGTATGCTAGTGTGCACGCTCACCTTGGAAGAACTGGAAGCCGGAGGGATGACCTAGAATCGCTGGCTTACACACTCATCTTTCTACTCCGAGGCCGGCTGCCTTGGCAGGGATATCAG GGTGAGAATAAAGGTTTCCTTGTCTGTAAGAAAAAGATGGCGACTTCTCCAGAAACGCTTTGCTGCTTCTGCCCTGCTCCATTTAGACAGTTTGTGGAATATGTTGTGAACTTGAAGTTTGATGAGGAGCCTAATTATGCGAAATATATCTCATTGTTTGATGGAATAGTAGGTCCAAATCCAGACATCAGGCCAATCAACACTGATGGTGCACAGAAGGTATTAGCTGACATCTTCGTAATTCATGGATGCTTGAATTCGAAGAAAATCAGCGACAAGAGAAAGTTTCTAACACATTTTATGTCATTGAAGCTTATATATCAAGTCGGACAGAAGAGAGGAAGGCTTACAATGGAAGAAGATGACGATGAACAACCAAAGAAGAAAGTACGGATGGGAATGCCTGCAACACAATGGATTAGTGTTTACAATGCTCGTCGCCCAATGAAGCAAAG GTATCATTATAATGTTGCTGATATGAGGCTGGCTCAGCACATTGAGAAAGGAAATGAGGATGGACTATACATTAGCAGTGTGGCATCTTGTTCAAACTTGTGGGCCTTAATTATGGATGCCGGGACTGGGTTCACTTCTCAAGTTTATGAGTTGTcacctttttttcttcacaag GAGTGGGTTATGGAGCAATGGGAGAAGAATTATTATATTAGTGCGATAGCAGGAGCTAATAATGGGAGCTCCTTAGTAGTCATGTCAAAGG GTACCCAATATCTGCAGCAGTCCTACAAAGTCAGCGAGTCATTTCCTTTCAAGTGGATAAACAAAAAATGGAGAGAGGGATTCTATGTCACGGCAATGGCAACTGCAGGAAGTAGATGGGCAATTGTTATGTCTCGTGGGGCTGGGTTCTCTGATCAG GTGGTGGAATTAGATTTTCTCTATCCTAGTGAAGGGATTCATAGAAGGTGGGATGCTGGTTACCGTATCACGTCAACTGCAGCGACATGGGATCAAACTGCTTTAGTTCTAAGTGTTCCAAGAAGGAAGCCTGCAGATGAAACACAAGAGACACTTCGTACTTCTGCTTTTCCTAGCACTCATGTTAAG GAGAAGTGGGCCAAGAACCTTTATATTGCATCTGTGTGTTATGGGAGAACTGTTTCTTGa